From Salvia splendens isolate huo1 chromosome 3, SspV2, whole genome shotgun sequence, a single genomic window includes:
- the LOC121796268 gene encoding uncharacterized protein LOC121796268, giving the protein MDCNRDEAIRAKEIAEKKMQSHDFEGARKIALKGKNLYPELENIAQMLSICDVHCSAEKRIVGSEKDWYGVLQVEKSADEATIKKQYRRLALMLHPDKNRFPGAEGAFKLICEANALLSDPAKKSVYDRKINAWSRSTTIPPNHQTNRSSQFNSQYGVQNKNTSNGFSSLNQHHNTPTTEFWTQCPYCKVNYKHPRKVVNKRLLCLKCSKPFVAYVMPAPQVSSDKLGNQGSQQFPSKPDVHQAAVKASSVPQSGSQGVAENLKTNAGPVQKESKNAKTDAAQAQSARKSSRSRQHVSYMEADEDNDSRPLKRPHTSTETDAKEHKDARDSKHVNQNSFPTVPESSKFGNKETGAAHSKESLKDNIEGFNKKADIRGVTGGRSTVPADPVEVESSDLDLSSSNDPDREYMECPDPEFSDFEKMRDENQFRVNQFWACYDTLDSMPRFYAKVRKVCSSPFELHITWLEAVPIHDSFKRWVEAELPVGCGSFKIGKTDKISGCLSLSHQVHCEKGKKRGSFFLYPRKGEVWALLRDWAISWSSDPENHEKFRYEIVEVLSDFAEGIGIKVVHLDKVNGFVSLFRRREQNVINSFLIDPKKLYKFSHFVPSFKMTGMEREGVPIGSFELDPASLPLNPDDLYFPGKAKVEHRDNNPSVESSLPKCAGENGKSSKSGRFCSPHKTVDSKGTTGKNLRRSPRGGNVMKQSTN; this is encoded by the coding sequence ATGGACTGCAACAGAGATGAGGCTatcagggccaaggaaatcgcTGAAAAGAAGATGCAGAGTCACGACTTTGAAGGTGCCCGAAAGATTGCTTTAAAAGGAAAAAACCTCTACCCTGAACTTGAAAATATTGCCCAGATGCTGAGCATCTGTGATGTGCATTGCTCAGCTGAAAAAAGGATTGTAGGATCCGAAAAGGATTGGTATGGAGTCCTTCAAGTTGAAAAGTCGGCTGATGAGGcaacaataaaaaaacaatatcGCCGGCTAGCACTTATGCTCCATCCTGATAAGAATCGATTTCCTGGTGCGGAGGGGGCTTTTAAGTTGATTTGTGAAGCAAATGCATTGCTTTCAGATCCAGCAAAAAAATCTGTATATGACAGAAAGATAAACGCCTGGTCCAGATCCACAACAATCCCTCCAAATCATCAGACGAACAGAAGTTCTCAGTTCAATAGCCAATATGGTGTTCAAAACAAAAACACGTCTAATGGTTTCAGTAGCCTGAATCAACATCATAATACTCCCACTACTGAGTTCTGGACACAATGCCCTTACTGCAAAGTAAACTACAAGCATCCCAGAAAAGTTGTGAACAAGCGTTTGCTGTGCCTTAAATGCTCCAAGCCATTTGTTGCATATGTAATGCCTGCTCCACAAGTTTCCTCAGACAAGTTGGGTAACCAAGGTTCTCAGCAGTTTCCATCAAAACCTGATGTACACCAAGCTGCTGTTAAAGCGTCTTCAGTGCCCCAATCCGGATCACAAGGGGTTGCTGAGAATTTAAAGACCAATGCTGGTCCAGTTCAGAAGGAATCTAAAAATGCCAAGACCGATGCTGCTCAAGCTCAATCTGCACGTAAGTCATCACGGAGCAGGCAGCATGTGTCATACATGGAAGCTGATGAAGATAATGATTCTAGACCTCTCAAGAGACCTCACACAAGCACAGAGACAGATGCTAAGGAGCATAAGGATGCTAGAGACTCAAAGCATGTTAATCAAAATAGTTTCCCCACCGTTCCAGAATCTTCTAAGTTTGGAAACAAAGAGACAGGAGCTGCTCATTCCAAAGAAAGTTTGAAGGACAACATTGAGGGTTTTAATAAAAAGGCTGATATCAGAGGGGTAACTGGTGGTAGGTCTACTGTTCCTGCTGACCCAGTTGAAGTTGAAAGCTCTGACCTAGATTTATCTTCAAGTAATGATCCAGACAGAGAATATATGGAGTGTCCTGACCCAGAATTTAGTGATTTTGAGAAGATGCGTGATGAAAACCAGTTTCGTGTCAATCAGTTTTGGGCTTGTTATGATACATTAGATAGCATGCCAAGATTCTATGCCAAGGTGAGGAAGGTATGTTCTTCTCCGTTTGAATTGCATATTACATGGCTGGAAGCTGTTCCTATACATGATTCTTTTAAAAGGTGGGTAGAGGCAGAGTTGCCTGTTGGTTGTGGAAGTTTTAAGATTGGCAAAACTGACAAAATATCTGGATGCTTGTCACTCTCTCATCAAGTGCATTGTGAAAAAGGGAAAAAGAGAGGTTCTTTTTTCTTATACCCAAGAAAAGGGGAGGTTTGGGCTCTTCTGAGAGACTGGGCCATCAGTTGGAGTTCTGACCCTGAGAATCATGAGAAATTCAGATATGAAATTGTTGAGGTTCTCTCTGATTTTGCTGAAGGTATTGGCATAAAAGTTGTCCACTTGGACAAGGTCAATGGATTTGTGAGCCTCTTCCGGAGGCGTGAGCAAAATGTAatcaattcatttttaatagacCCAAAAAAGCTGTACAAGTTCTCACACTTTGTTCCCAGTTTCAAAATGACTGGCATGGAAAGAGAAGGAGTGCCGATAGGATCCTTTGAACTTGATCCTGCTTCTTTACCTCTTAATCCCGATGACTTGTATTTCCCTGGGAAAGCAAAGGTCGAACATAGAGATAACAATCCTAGTGTTGAGAGCTCACTGCCGAAATGTGCTGGGGAAAATGGTAAATCTTCTAAGTCAGGGAGATTCTGTAGTCCACATAAGACTGTGGATTCGAAAGGGACTACAGGGAAGAACCTCCGGCGATCGCCTCGAGGAGGGAATGTTATGAAGCAAAGCACAAATTGA
- the LOC121793393 gene encoding cyclin-L1-1-like — MIYTAIDTFYLSEEQLKSSPSRKDGIDEATETTLRIYGCDLIQESGILLKLPQAVMATGQVLFHRFYCKKSFARFNVKRVAASCLWLATKLEESPRKARQILIVFHRMECRRENLPIEHLDTSSKRYVDLKADLIRTERHLLKEMGFICHVEHPHKFISNYIATLEIPPELRQEAWNLANDSLRTTLCVRFKSAVVACGVVYAAARRSQVPLPENPPWWKAFDADKSGIDEVCRVLAHLYSLPKAQYIPVCKEGGSFTTPANRSWDLPHQSASKDGQLVGTTTNEDTSTAKAPSTAVNAEAGKDEMVKASLEKLKDTKKSDKDGESTTNGGDSREEPHAKLSSDTRTETGGERIKERERDRERDRTRGRDHDRGRDSDRERGRDERDDYERGRDKVRERVHRSRDKGKDSGRMEKSKHHSSRERDHHSSSYASKEKDRRKHHSYA, encoded by the exons ATGATTTATACGGCAATTGACACGTTTTATCTGTCAGAAGAACAGCTGAAGAGTTCACCATCTCGTAAAGATGGCATTGACGAGGCCACTGAAACTACACTTAGAATATATGGTTGTGACCTCATACAAGAGAGCGGCATATTGCTTAAGCT ACCACAAGCTGTTATGGCCACTGGTCAAGTCCTATTTCATCGCTTCTACTGCAAGAAGTCATTTGCTCGGTTTAATGTGAAG AGGGTTGCAGCTAGTTGTCTTTGGCTTGCTACAAAACTTGAGGAGAGTCCTAGAAAAGCCAGGCAGATACTGATTGTCTTTCACAGGATGGAATGTAGGAGGGAGAACTTGCCAATAGAGCATTTGGACACATCCTCCAAG AGATATGTGGATCTGAAGGCAGATTTGATCAGAACTGAAAGGCATCTTCTCAAAGAGATGGGTTTTATCTGTCATGTTGAGCACCCTCACaaattcatatcaaattacATTGCTACTCTGGAAATTCCCCCAGAACTCAGACAAGAAGCTTGGAATCTGGCAAACGACAG TTTGCGCACGACTTTGTGTGTGAGATTCAAGAGTGCAGTTGTGGCATGTGGTGTTGTATATGCTGCAGCCCGCAGGTCTCAAGTGCCATTACCTGAGAATCCTCCATGGTGGAAAGCATTTGATGCCGACAAATCTGGAATCGATGAGGTTTGCAGAGTTTTGGCGCATCTATACAGCCTTCCAAAGGCCCAGTATATTCCTGTTTGTAAGGAAGGGGGTTCCTTTACAACGCCTGCTAATCGATCATGGGATTTACCACATCAGTCAGCTTCGAAG GATGGTCAATTAGTAGGAACAACCACAAATGAAGACACCAGTACTGCAAAGGCGCCTTCCACTGCTGTCAATGCAGAAGCTGGTAAGGACGAAATGGTCAAAGCTTCTCTCGAAAAATTGAAGGATACAAAGAAAAGTGACAAGGATGGTGAAAGCACAACGAATGGCGGTGACTCAAGAGAGGAACCTCATGCTAAACTGTCATCGGACACTAGGACAGAAACAGGTGGCGAAAGGATcaaggagagggagagagacaGGGAAAGGGATAGAACCAGGGGCAGAGACCATGATAGAGGGCGGGATTCTGACAGAGAACGTGGACGGGATGAGAGGGATGACTATGAAAGGGGCAGAGACAAGGTTAGGGAGAGGGTTCATCGTTCGAGGGACAAAGGAAAAGATTCTG GACGCATGGAGAAGTCCAAACATCATTCTTCTCGAG AACGAGACCATCACAGCTCTTCTTATGCATCAAAAGAGAAGGATCGCCGCAAGCATCATTCATATGCTTGA
- the LOC121793807 gene encoding uncharacterized protein LOC121793807 isoform X1 translates to MTKSADTTKRMGDFRSKSYKNEQLDNTYGYYGTNFGDSNANFKPNSNPSGMQDLRCYSASYASSSAQRNGQLDIVGAGGGGEQWKFKKGKSTNGADARSRTLADPELQRKKRVASYKAYTVEGKVKGSFKKSFRWIKERYTLMVYGYR, encoded by the exons ATGACGAAGTCCGCCGACACCACAAAAC GAATGGGGGATTTCAGATCCAAATCGTACAAGAACGAGCAGCTCGACAACACGTACGGCTATTACGGCACCAATTTCGGCGACAGCAATGCCAATTTCAAGCCGAATTCAAACCCTAGCGGGATGCAAGATCTGAGGTGCTACAGCGCATCGTACGCCTCCTCCTCCGCGCAGAGGAATGGCCAGCTCGACATCGTCGGggctggcggcggcggagagcaGTGGAAGTTCAAAAAGGGGAAGTCAACGAATGGGGCTGATGCGAGAAGCAGGACTCTGGCTGATCCGGAGCtgcagaggaagaagagagttgCTAGCTACAAGGCTTATACGGTTGAGGGGAAAGTGAAGGGATCGTTTAAGAAGAGTTTTAGGTGGATCAAAGAGAGGTATACTCTCATGGTCTATGGCTATAGGTGA
- the LOC121793807 gene encoding uncharacterized protein LOC121793807 isoform X2, whose product MGDFRSKSYKNEQLDNTYGYYGTNFGDSNANFKPNSNPSGMQDLRCYSASYASSSAQRNGQLDIVGAGGGGEQWKFKKGKSTNGADARSRTLADPELQRKKRVASYKAYTVEGKVKGSFKKSFRWIKERYTLMVYGYR is encoded by the coding sequence ATGGGGGATTTCAGATCCAAATCGTACAAGAACGAGCAGCTCGACAACACGTACGGCTATTACGGCACCAATTTCGGCGACAGCAATGCCAATTTCAAGCCGAATTCAAACCCTAGCGGGATGCAAGATCTGAGGTGCTACAGCGCATCGTACGCCTCCTCCTCCGCGCAGAGGAATGGCCAGCTCGACATCGTCGGggctggcggcggcggagagcaGTGGAAGTTCAAAAAGGGGAAGTCAACGAATGGGGCTGATGCGAGAAGCAGGACTCTGGCTGATCCGGAGCtgcagaggaagaagagagttgCTAGCTACAAGGCTTATACGGTTGAGGGGAAAGTGAAGGGATCGTTTAAGAAGAGTTTTAGGTGGATCAAAGAGAGGTATACTCTCATGGTCTATGGCTATAGGTGA
- the LOC121796269 gene encoding IQ domain-containing protein IQM4-like has translation MTLTQGLNTMSRKNAIKLVNCEPEKLVLETSLSFKGLVQDLRKVEGDAAVEGVADKLVSCIDLPEPAIMFSPRPVSELDAAAVKLQKVYKSYRTRRNLADCAVVVEELWWKALDFAALKRSSVSFFDVEKPETAVSRWARARTRAAKVGKGLSKDEKAQKLALQHWLEAIDPRHRYGHNLHLYYDVWFKSESAQPFFYWLDVGDGKEVNLEKCPRTSLQKQCITYLGPKERESYEVVVEDGKLMYKASGVLVETIEGSKWIFVLSTTRTLYIGQKKKGLFQHSSFLAGGAITAAGRLVAHGGALEAIWPYSGHYLPTEENFREFISFLEEHSVDLSDVKRCATDDDRPPVMSGANEENASQGSLSQQENATIRDEDVPSMEPVRDHENKLEYSFAKRMSCKWSTGAGPRIGCVREYPTELQTRALEQVNLSPRVVNGGIGNYGPIPSPRPSPKLRLSPRVSYMGLPSPRTPMAAAH, from the exons ATGACCTTAACACAAGGGCTCAACACCATGAGCAGGAAGAATGCAATAAAATTGGTGAATTGTGAGCCTGAGAAACTGGTTCTTGAAACCTCACTTTCATTCAAGGGCTTAGTTCAAGATTTAAGGAAAGTAGAAGGTGATGCTGCAGTTGAGGGTGTTGCTGATAAGTTGGTGTCTTGTATTGATCTCCCTGAGCCTGCTATAATGTTCTCTCCGCGCCCGGTCAGCGAGCTGGATGCAGCCGCGGTGAAGCTCCAGAAGGTGTACAAGAGCTACCGGACCAGGCGAAACCTTGCTGATTGTGCAGTTGTGGTGGAGGAGCTATG GTGGAAGGCCTTGGACTTTGCAGCTTTGAAACGGAGCTCTGTGTCGTTCTTCGATGTGGAGAAGCCGGAGACTGCTGTCTCGCGCTGGGCTAGAGCGCGAACCAGAGCTGCCAAG GTGGGGAAGGGGTTGTCTAAGGATGAAAAGGCTCAAAAACTTGCACTTCAGCACTGGCTTGAAGCT ATCGATCCACGCCATCGCTATGGGCACAACTTGCATCTCTACTATGATGTGTGGTTCAAGAGCGAGAGCGCTCAGCCGTTCTTCTACTGGCTGGACGTTGGAGACGGGAAGGAAGTGAATCTCGAGAAATGCCCGAGGACCAGCCTGCAAAAGCAATGCATCACCTATCTAGGACCA AAGGAGAGGGAGTCGTACGAGGTCGTGGTTGAGGATGGGAAGCTTATGTACAAAGCAAGTGGTGTGTTGGTGGAGACCATCGAGGGATCAAAGTGGATATTCGTTCTCAGCACGACAAGAACTCTGTACATCGGGCAGAAGAAGAAGGGCCTTTTCCAGCACTCGAGTTTCTTGGCTGGAGGAGCTATCACAGCTGCTGGGAGATTGGTGGCTCATGGTGGTGCTCTTGAG GCAATTTGGCCTTACAGTGGTCATTATCTTCCCACAGAAGAAAACTTCAGAGAGTTCATAAGCTTCCTCGAGGAGCACTCTGTCGATCTTTCAGACGTCAAG AGATGCGCGACGGATGATGACCGTCCTCCTGTCATGAGTGGTGCGAACGAGGAGAACGCATCACAGGGCAGCCTCAGCCAGCAAGAAAACGCCACCATACGCGATGAAGATGTTCCATCGATGGAGCCAGTACGTGATCATGAAAATAAGCTGGAATACAGCTTTGCCAAGCGTATGTCGTGCAAGTGGAGCACAGGGGCAGGGCCGAGGATCGGGTGTGTTAGGGAGTACCCAACGGAGCTACAAACACGAGCACTTGAACAGGTGAACCTTTCACCTCGGGTGGTGAATGGAGGCATTGGCAACTATGGGCCGATCCCATCACCCCGGCCTAGTCCAAAGCTTCGACTTTCTCCTAGAGTTTCGTACATGGGACTGCCCAGTCCGAGGACTCCGATGGCTGCAGCTCACTGA
- the LOC121796270 gene encoding SPX and EXS domain-containing protein 5-like, protein MFGGLESIPKNSPHLRKSGSRSVVFDIGSGELGNSSEEDFLRNTESNEMKGGATPLSSAAIVPSPLLLWRFKVLLFFIWGFCCCKIGWDSVMRMSADLRDLFLYEAFLYYNPLLLVTMMVWLWGINLWVFAQSNIGYVKIFDLDQSHLTHREIWKCATWMTIVVPTSMTAYLYLYSHGEVSLAASQPVLLYAAVLMTLIFPFDIFYLSSRFFFLRTVWRIVFPLQAISFPDFFLADIFTSMAKVFSDLERSVCRMVHRQVATIAWFEADSVCGSHSVGIPIALVLPYIFRFFQCLRQYKDTKEKTALLNALKYSTAVPVIFLSALKYHVFPEKWTTIYRPLWLLSGVLNSLYSFYWDITRDWDLSCFTRIFKFNKPHTISNLLHGRKWVYVWVIGSNLILRCTWTYKLSAHLRHNYLTVFAISALEILRRFQWVFFRVENEWNKTNSKSSIQLSTLDNPNEEEKLLNSSSHTV, encoded by the exons ATGTTTGGAGGTCTTGAGTCTATCCCTAAGAATAGTCCTCATCTACGGAAATCTGGTAGCCGGTCTGTTGTGTTTGATATTG GCTCGGGTGAGCTCGGAAATAGCTCTGAGGAAGATTTTTTGCGTAATACAGAGTCAAATGAAATGAAGGGTGGGGCGACACCATTAAGCAGTGCTGCCATTGTGCCTTCCCCTCTTCTGCTTTGGAGATTCAAG GTACTACTGTTTTTCATCTGGGGATTCTGCTGTTGCAAG ATCGGATGGGATTCAGTAATGAGAATGAGTGCAGACCTTCGAGATTTGTTTTTATATGAGGCTTTCTTGTATTATAATCCTCTCCTTCTTGTG ACTATGATGGTTTGGCTTTGGGGAATCAATTTGTGGGTTTTCGCCCAGTCTAATATTGGATATGTGAAAATTTTTGATCTAGACCAGAGCCATCTCACTCATAGAGAGATATGGAAG TGTGCTACATGGATGACAATAGTTGTGCCAACTAGCATGACAGCATACCTTTATCTGTATTCTCACGGTGAAGTTTCATTGGCGGCATCCCAACCA GTGCTCTTGTATGCTGCTGTCTTGATGACCCTCATATTTCCCTTTGATATCTTCTATCTTTCATCTCGTTTCTTTTTCTTGAGGACAGTTTGGCGAATTGTTTTCCCATTACAG GCAATATCATTTCCTGATTTCTTTTTGGCTGATATATTTACCTCTATGGCAAAG GTTTTCTCCGATCTGGAGCGTTCAGTTTGTAGAATGGTCCATCGCCAG GTTGCTACCATCGCATGGTTTGAGGCAGACTCTGTTTGTGGGAGTCACTCTGTCGGAATACCAATAGCTCTTGTTTTGCCTTACATTTTCCGTTTCTTCCAATGTCTTCGGCAGTACAAGGATACAAAAGAAAAGACTGCTCTGCTTAATG CCCTAAAGTATTCCACTGCAGTACCAGTTATATTTCTTTCTGCCCTCAAGTATCATGTTTTCCCTGAAAAATGGACAACTATTTATCGACCACTGTGGCTATTATCGGGTGTATTGAACTCACTGTACTCGTTTTACTGGGATATCACACGGGATTGGGACTTGAG CTGTTTCACGCGGATTTTCAAATTCAACAAACCACATACCATATCCAACTTGTTACATGGGAGGAAGTGG GTGTACGTTTGGGTGATCGGGAGCAATCTTATCCTGCGCTGCACGTGGACATACAAGCTATCCGCCCATCTTCGCCATAACTACCTCACTGTGTTTGCAATATCAGCGTTGGAGATACTGCGCCGTTTCCAGTGGGTGTTCTTTCGCGTGGAGAACGAGTGGAATAAAACGAACTCCAAATCGAGTATTCAGTTATCCACGTTGGATAATCCTAATGAGGAAGAGAAATTGCTCAACTCCAGCAGTCATACTGTATAG